In the genome of Mogibacterium neglectum, the window ATTATCTCCTTCATGCTGTAGCACATCCTAAAAGCATAATTTCCTATGCTCTTGACTGATTCTCCCATTTCAATCGTCTTAATCTGTCCTCTTTCGCTAAATGCCCTATCTGCTATCGAAAACACAAATTTAGGTATCACGACGCGCGACACATTTTCGTCATAATTGATAAGTGTATGTCCTGCTATAAGCTTTGGCATACAACCTCCTTACTGCTTAAGTTCTTCAATCTCGGTGGTAAGCTCCTGCTCCCTGTCACTCATAATGAGACCTTTGCTCCAACGAGAGTATTCCTCACTTCCATGATTTGCGAGAAACCCAGCACTGTATTTATCCTCCGATAGAGTTCTTACAAATATCATCATCTCATTATCACCTTCAAAACTCTTCTCTATAAAAGAAAAAGAATTCTTAAGTTGATGTTGTATAGATTTTATGAGGTTATTTCGCTCATCATTAAGCTTACTCATTTCTCCAGTGATAATCGATGAAGGCTCCCCGATACCTCCCATAACGTTGTGCATGATATCCCTAATTGTCTGAATAGACTTCCTAACTACTCTCTCATTCATCCTAGATATTGAATGTGCCTTCTTACGTTCACGAAGATCGTCTTCCATATCGGACGAGATTGACTTTAAAATATGGGCTGCTTTATCAAGCTTTGCACCGAGAAATTCATCCTTTTGCAACTTTATGCGCTTCATTACCTCATCTATAACTTTTGATTTCACAAACTCACGTCTAAATTCTGAACTAAGAGCATCGTTGATCAACCTAACAACAGTTATACGTTCATCAAAAGGCGCATTTAATAACTTTTCTATAGCTTGCTCACCAACTGTACCCGCTAGAATACCAGCAATATCGTATTCTCTCCTGTAGCGATAGAACAAATCATAGTATGAAGTAAAATCACGTGCGATTCTCTCATCCTGAATATACTGGCTCACTAGCTCAAGATTAACTTCAATATCATTTTGTTCATATAAGTAAATCATCTCAGACAGGTCAACCCATCCTCTAGCTGTGACAAACAGCTTGCCATCAACTGTTAATCTCACACTATAGAAGTCGTCTTTTTTGATGCTCAAGTAATTTAACACTGCAGCATGAACTGCATTACTTCTAGCATATACGAGCCATGGCCCAAGTTCTGGCTCAACGTCAATTCTCTTAAGTCTATCGAGCGTCGCAAGGTCAAACTCCCTTGCCGAGTTATTGTACTCCAGAGGATTTCCTGCTGTGATCACGACCCAACCTTCAGGCAGTCTATGGCGGCCGAATATCTTCATCTGAAGAAACTGCAGCATTGCAGGCGCAAGGGTTTCAGATACACAGTTGATTTCATCTAGGAAAAGCATCCCCTCTCTCTTGCCAGTTTCTTCCATCTTGTCATACACGCTAGCAATTATTTCACTCATCGTGTACTCGGTAGTCCTATAACTCTCCCCGCAGTATTGATGTTCAGAAATAAAAGGCAACCCTATCGCACTCTGCCTAGTGTGGTGTGTCATTGAATACGACACTAGGGCGATATCCATCTCCTCTGCAACCTGAGACATAATCTCCGTCTTCCCAACTCCTGGTGGTCCTACGAGGAATATAGGTCTCTGCCTCTCTACCTGAATCTTATATTCTCCAAATTCATCCTTTGACAGGTAAGAAATAACTGCATATTTCACCTGATTCTTTGCTTCTTGAATATTCAAATTGTCTCCATTCCACATATCTAGATATGTTTCACTCGTCAAAATACACCTTCATTGCCCATGTCGGAACATCATCGTCACATGCGTCATCATCTACGAATATAAATGCCGTATCATATACCGGTTTTCGTTTCGGGTAAATACCCTTTCCATCAGTAAAATATAATAAACCTCTTAGATTTCTTAGTTCTTTCCTTCGTATGAGTTCATTTATATAATGGAACACTGGGCGAAAATCAGTTCCGCCAAATCCCTTAATTTCTAAATTCTTCAGAAACACATCTGCATCTTCCCTGTTTTTAAGCACTGTGTCATCCTGAATCTCTGCATCACATTGTACCACATGAATATTAAATTTAGCTCCTAGAACATCGTTGTTGCTGAGAATTTCAAAACTTTTGTCAATGAACTTCTTCACCAGCTCACCGTCGGTTGAGCCGGAGGTATCGATTGCGATAACGAGATCACGAATATGCTTCTCATCTTTGTACTCAAGTGGCTCGATGAGTGGCATATCTCTATATCTGTTTAGACCGTATGTATACATGATATAGTCGAATGACTCATCATCGACCTTAAGTGTCTCATGATTTGCGGCGAATTTCCTAAGAAATGTGCTGTAATCTATTCGATTCTCCTCAGCATACTGCAGCTCCCGCTGCATCGTTCCACCGGTATCACCGAAACTATTATCATCCATTTCGAGTGCGGTTTTTACCATCTCACGTATCTTATCCCAGTCCTGATCAGAAAAAAGCGATGCACCATCGCATTCTTCATTACCGTCTGACTTCTCTATGCTCGATACATCAAATTTAGTGATAGTATTATCATCAGGTATTTCCTGCTTATTCTCGTCATAATCCTGCGGACGAGAATCATCTTGCTTTCCATCTTCATCTATTTCTGACATAGACTCAGAGTAATTAACACCATCATCAGCTCTATACCATAGCGAATGATCATCTACAGTGAATAGTTCTCGCATTATACTCACTTCAGCTTCAATCGGTGGATCAGTCACAAAAGACTTATATAGCCGATCTACTGAAAGCCTTCCTCGCTTAGCCCTAATTTTTTTTATTTCATCGCGCCTTTCACTACTCTCAGGTGTATTGAAACAGTAGGCTCCAAGCGACTCTATCATTTCTTCAACAGCTATATCAGACGCCATATCCCAGTACAGCCTATTCACTTTTTTCGTAATATAGTAATGCTTAAAAATGCAATGGAGCAGTACATGCATGTAATCATGTGTAAATGAGGAAAGACCGCGTTTCATTCTATCAAAGACTGCATCAGTGCTGTAGTAGAGCGTTGTCCCATCAATCATAAAAACGCCATGTTTGTCATGCGCACAAGCTGTTTTAAGCGCAAAAACAGCAGAGTCCATAAACCGCATACTTGCGACAATCTTGTCCTGCGCTGCGGCAATTATCTTCTCTGCTAAAATTCCATCTTTATTAAATTCTATATCTTTATGTTCATTATTAAAGCTATTTGACACCATGAAATCTCCTCGCTGATTCTATATCATCAGCAATGTGTTCAGTGAGTAGCTCTAAACTTTCAAATTTAAACTCTGGTCTATGGAGCTTGAGAAATTCAATTTTAATGTATCCTCCGTATAGCTCCTCATTTATACCGAATATGTGCGTCTCAATAGATTTATTATAATTACCTATAGTCGGTTTATTACCGACATTAGAAACGCTATTATAAGTAGAACCATTCACTAAAGTGCGTGTAAAATACACTCCATTCATAGGCGATACCTTGGTAAAGCTAAGTTCAATATTAGCCGTCGGAAAACCTATCTTTGAACCGATATGATTTCCACGACCTACAGTACCATCTATACTAAATGGTCTACCTAGATATTCATTAGCCTTTATAATATCCCCAGTTTCAATATATTTTCGTATAGCTGTTGAACTAACTATTTCAGAACCGACTTTTACCGGCTGAATAACACTAGTCTCATATCCGTATCTACTGCCAAGTTCAATAAGAAGCTTGTCATCACCACTAGCCCTTGTGCCAAATCGATAATTAAAACCACAAGATACGCCCTTGACCTTTAGCTTATCACATAGAATATCTTTAATGAATATCTCTGGCAACATATTCATCGTAACTTCATCAAAAGGTACATCGAATACCACTTCAATACCTGCTTCTTCGAAAAGCTGCAATTTCTCATCATCGTTTGTGATAAAAAGAATACCACGATCGGATTTACCCCCAAATAGCTCACGCGGATGATTCGAAAACGTAAAACAAGCTGGCTTTCCCCCAAGCTTTGTTGCCATCTGAACAGCAGATTTTAAAATCTTCTGATGTCCGATATGAACACCATCAAAATTCCCCAGTGCAACCGAGGTTTCAAAATCTGTATTGATATCTGGAAGTGACCTGTACACCTTCATATTAATTTCTACTACCCATTACTTTCTCTGGTTTCAAGTTGCCGTCATTATTCAAGCGGCAAGTTCCGAGGAATTCTCCATCTTCACTGTATAGTCTATATATATCGCCGAAGTAGTTTAGTTCATCCTCTGTAATATCAAAAAGCTCCTTGTTAGCTAATTTACTTTTGTACGATTTAATACCGCAATCATCCTCATCAGTCATATAGTACTTGCGTTCTATTATTCTTCCATTAAGATAAAATGATTCACTACCACTTCTAAGCACAAGCTTTCTGAGATTTACAATAGTAGATTCTCCGCTAAGAATAATCGAATCTAGTTCTGCTTCGCTCATCTCGAGCACATTTTCAAGGTCATATGCGGATTTTACGCTGAAAACTCCGTTTTTTGTTCTCTTAAGTTTAGTCATAGTTGCACCTACTCCCAGAAGATCTCCAATCTCTGAGCAAATGCTCCTAATATAGGTGCCCTTAGAGCAAGTTACGGTAAACGATACTTTTTTTAATGAAATGTCGATAGATATAAATTCAAAATGTCTTATGTCTACCTCACGCTTTTTCGATTCAATATCAATTTCCTGCCCTTCACGAGCATACTTATACAGTGGACGTCCATTAACCTTGAGTGCCGAGTATTTGGGTGGTATCTGCGTAATCGTCCCTCTATACCTGCTAGCAAGCGACTCGATATCTTCTGCTGTAATATTTATTACTTCGCACTCTTCAAGGACTTCGCCGGTAATATCCATCGTGTCTGTGACCTTTCCGAGTTCAAGTTCCGCTTCATACGTCTTCCAATCGTGATCGTAATACTCAATCAGTCTTGTGTCCTTACCGAAACAAACAGGAAGAACTCCCGTCGCCATCGGATCGAGAGTCCCTGTGTGCCCAACTCGCTTTATTCCGAGCTTACGCCTGAGCCTAGCTACTACATCGTGAGACGTATACCCCTCAGGTTTATTAATGTTTATAACACCACTATTTTTCATCATTCGACCTAACAAGTTCAGCTTCGAGAGCTTTCGCAATCTCAGCCTTTGCTTCGCCTATAGTTCCTTCAAAAGTTAGACCAGCTGCACGCATATGTCCGCCTCCACCGTATTTCTGGGCAACACGCGCCACATTCGCATATGATTTTGCCCTCAGACTTACTCTAGCAGTCTTATCGTCGATTTCTTTTAGAATGCAGCCTATTTCAACACCGTCGATACTCATTAGTTTCTGGATTATTCCATCTGATTCATTCATTAAAGTGCCAGTTTCAGCCAGGTGAGCCTGAGTTACAGCGCTCAACACAACCTTACCACCGCAACATACTTCCATTTCAGAGACAATACGACCCTCAAGCTGTATTGCACCTAGCGACTTTCTATTATATATAAGCTGCACAATCCTATTACCATCAAAGCCAGGAATTCCGTATATCTCACTTGCGATTTTGTGGGTTCTAGCAGTGGTATTTGAATGCTGGAAACTACCAGTATCCGTATTTATAGCAGCAAATATACATTCTGCAATAGGTAGAGTAAACTCTGCACCCATCTCACTCGCAATCAGATAGACAAGTTCAGCGGTTGCAGCAGAGCTAGACTCGATGATTCCAAAGTTGAATTCCGCATCATTTTCCATCACTCCATGGTGATCTATTACAGCTCTTTCTCTAGCTCTGTCAAAAACAGAGGCTCTTTCACCTATTCTGCTTCTGCTGCCGCAGTCCACAAGAACCGCAAGGTCATATTCATCAAACACATCGTAATCTCTAGTAACTACACCGCTCTCTAGAAAATCTAAATTGTGGGGAGTCACATCATCGGCAAGGACATACGCCTCTTTACCAAAGCCGCGAAGCACGTGGCATAACGCAGCTGAGGAACCAAGGCAATCTCCATCCATATTTACATGAGGAAAGATTAAAATCTTGCTGTAATTATGAAGCTTTAAAGCAATTTTCTTATAAATATTATCCGTCATTATACTATCTTTCCAGCTTATTTATCTCATCGATAATCCCATCGATATGCCTGCCGTATTTCATGGATGAGTCTAGCTTAAAATTAAGTTCTGGAGTATGTCTAAGCTTTATGTCGTGAGATATTTTAGTTCTAAATAGTCCCTTTGCGTTATTGAATGCGTTTAGAACCTCTTTACTAACCTCGTTACTATCTTCTCCGCTCAACGTTAGAGGTGTAAAGAATACGGTCGCATAGCTACCATCACTCGACACCTCAACAGCTGATATGGTTATTATCCTAGTAGAGAGTCTAGGATCCTTGATGCCATTAAGAAGATATCCTGAGATACTCTTCTTAATTTCCTCACCCAGTCTCCCTTGTCTATAATTCTTTCCCATATTACCTCTCTATTTCCACCATATGGAAGCACTCGATAATATCCATAGGCTTGATATCATTGTATGCTTCGATTCCGATACCACACTCATAGCCCTGGGCTACTTCCTTAGCATCGTCCTTAAATCTACGTAGTGAGGAAATCATACCTTCGTGAATTACGATACCATCTCTTACGAGGCGGATCTGCGCATTTCTCTTAACCTTACCCTCAACGATGTAGGCACCGCCAATGATTCCAATATTAGGAACCTTAAACGTCTCTCTTATCTCAGCTTTACCGAGGATTTCTTCTTTATACTCAGGATCGAGCATGCCCTTCATAGCGTTCTGTACATCATCGATGATGTCATATATTACGCGGTACGTTCTGATCTCAATCTCGGCATCATCCGCTCTCGACTGAACCGCAGTAGTTGGCCTTACATTAAATCCAATTATAATAGCTCCTGACGTTTCAGCCAGCATTACATCAGACTCTGTAACTGTACCTACTCCTGAGTGAATTAAGTTTACTCGCACATCATCAGTATCTAATTTCTCAAGCGACGAAATTATTGCACCAACAGAACCTTGTACATCTCCTTTTATGATGAGGTTCAGTTCCTTTGTCTCGCCTTCCTGAATCTGTGAGAATAACTTTTCGAGTGTAGTGCTTGCATTTTTTGCAAGTACGTCTTCTCTCATCTTTTCCTGTCTGCTCTCTGCAATCTCCCTAGCCACCTTGTCATCCTTAACAGCATTGAACGAATCACCTGCCATAGGAACATCAGAAAGTCCAAGGATTTCAACTGGTGTCGCAGGAAGAGCCTTTCTGATTGCTTCTCCCTTAAAATTAGTCATAACTCTAATTTTACCAGATGTTGTACCAGCAACGACACTCTGTCCAGCTTTGAGAGTTCCATTTGTAACAAGTAGTGTAGCAATCGGACCTTTGCTCTTGTCGAGTCTTGCTTCAATCACAGTTCCCATAGCAAGCCTATCAGGATTTGCACGAAGCTCGAGAACTTCTGCCTGTAATAGAATCATTTCTAAGAGGTCCGTAATTCCCTCACCCTGCTTTGCGGATACAGGAACGCTTATTACGTCTCCGCCCCAATCCTCAACTAGTACTCCATGGTCTGCAAGGTCTTTTTTAACTCTGTCAATATTTGCACCTGGTTTATCGATCTTATTTATAGCAACAATCATAGGTACATTTGCGGCCTTTGCGTGGCTAATAGATTCTATTGTCTGTGGCTTAACGCTATCATCTGCTGCAACTACTAGTACAGCGATATCCGTTACCTGAGCACCACGAGCACGCATTGTAGTAAACGCTTCGTGACCTGGTGTATCGAGGAACACTATCTTTTTACCGTTAATCTTGACCTCAGAAGCACCGATATGCTGCGTGATACCACCAGATTCACCAGCAGTTACGTTAGTATTTCTAATAGCATCGAGTAATGAAGTCTTACCGTGGTCAACGTGACCCATTACAGTGATGATTGGTGCACGAGGCTTCAGCTCATTTTCCTTATCCTCGCGTAGATCCAAGCCTTCTTCAAAAACCTCTTCTTTCTCTTCAGTTACTACAACTTGCATACCGAGATCTTCACCAAGCATCTCAACAGTATCTTTATCAAGCGTCTGGTTTACTGTAGCCATTATCCCAAGCTTCATTAGCGACATGATAATTTTGCTAACGGAAATCTCTGCCTGTTCAGCTAGACCGGCAACTGTGATTGGAACAGTTACAGCCACTGCACCTTCTGGTAGTAGCTCTTCAATTTCGATTTCAGGCTCAGTAACCTTAGGAGTCTTTTTCTTTCTGTGTTTAACCTGCTTTTCAAGGTTTCTCTCATCAAAGAAACGCGACTTGCTATTTTTCCCCTCGCTGCGCTTCTCGTGTTTGAACTTATCTCTATCTTTATCCTTGTCAAAAAACTTCTTGCTCTTCCCCTTTGACTGCGGCTTATCAGTCATAGGAGTATTTACCACAACCGTTCCCTGAGTTCTCGATGAACTTCTGCTTTGCTTAGAATCATTATTTCTACTGTTCTGTCCATCCCTCTTATCATTCTTTCTGCCACCACGGTCATCCTTCTTTCCGTCCTTACGACCGTCTTTATCAGAAGACTTCTTGCGAGCATGTTTTAGCTTTTCCTTTGGGGCAGATGAAGCATCAAAAATCTTCTTGAAGCGCATCGGCTTGTTAGGAGCATTTTCATATGTCTCCTCTTTCTTTTCTACCTTCTTCTCTGATTCCTTCGATGCCTCTTTGCCTTTCTCAGGCTTTTCATCATTTTTAGCAGTTTTTCCTTTAAGCTCTATTACCTTTTCTTTCTTACCTGCCTTAGTCTCTTTAACTTCATCAGTAGCTGCATCCTTAGTAGCAGTTTTCTTTTTAGTGGACTTCGCCTTATGTTCTGTAGTTTCTGTCTTAACCTTAGTTTTTACATCTGTATCTACCGGCTTCTTTACTTCTAGATTGGCCTTCGCTTCAGCAGCCTCAGCATCTACAGATTCTGCCTTACGAGGCAGTGGCTTTCCTGCTGGTGCCTTAGGTTTATGTGCAAAATCCTTACTAATAATTGGAACAGCCTTAATCTTAGGCTTCTTAGTATTCTTATCGGATTTTGAATCCAATCCCTTCAGTTTGCTAATCGTGTCATTCAATCTATCAGCGTCCTTCTGATCAAGATTCGTGCGTTCTGACTTAACCTCGATGCCCATCGTATCAGCTGCTTTCTTAATATCCTGATATGACACACCGAGCTCTGCCATCAGCTCATTTACCTTTTTCGTCATCCGCTACCTCCTTGTTTTCTCCAGCATCTTGCCTAGTAGCTCACCCAAGCTCTTTTCATCAATCGCTCTCTTGTAAGCTCTGTTAAATGATCTATTCTTACGGGCAGACTCTATACAAGGCTCACTTTTACATAAGTACACGCCTCTGCCTTCGCCATTTCCCGTTATATCTTCATAAATTTGCATGCTGCGGCATGTGAACCTAAACATTTCTCCCTTTGGATGTGAAATTCTACATCCAATGCATCTTCGCATTGGCTCTCTATTCTCATTAAGAGCCATACTTATGCTTCCTCTTCTATTTCATTATCTACTTCATTATCTTCCTGCTCAAGCAGCGCCTCTGCAGGCACACCTTCATCTATAAGCACTTCTACTCTAGGTTCATCCTGGTCTTCGTACTCATCAAAATCAAAGCCGCTGTCCTCTAGCTGTGACTTGCTCTTGATATCAATCTTCCAACCACTTACTCTGGCTGCGAGCCTTACATTCTGTCCTTCCCTGCCGATTGCAAGAGAAAGCTGCTGCTCTGGGACCACTGCTGTTGCCATCTTTTCCTTTTCGCTAACATAGTTTATATATACACCTTCAACCTCAGCCGGTTTCAGTACATTGCTGATTAGAACAGCAGGATCCTCGTCCCATACAATGATGTCAATTTTCTCACCGAAGAGCTCATCGACAATATTCTGCACTCTAATACCTCTGTTGCCAACACATGCTCCAACTGGATCAACATTATCATCGTGTGAATATACGGCAATCTTGGTTCTTGATCCTGCCTCACGAGCTATTCCCTTAATCTCAACTGTTCCATCAGCAATTTCAGGAACTTCTAGTTCAAACAATCTTCTTACTAAACCTGGATGAGATCTCGATAGAAATATCTGAGGTCCTTTTGTAGCCTTCTTAACATCGATAACATAAACCTTTATTCTGTCACCTACGTTGAAAGACTCAGTTTTAACCTGCTCAGATAGTGGCAATATCCCCTCAGAGTTACCAACCGAAAGGAACATCGTCCCATTGTTGATTCTTTCAATCTTAGCAGTAACAATCTCTCCTTGTTTATTAACGAACTCATCATAAGAGTTGCGTCTCTCCGCCTCTCTGATTCTCTGCACTACTACCTGCTTTGCAGTCTGGGCAGCTATACGACCGAAGTCTTTTGGGTCAACCTGGTATTCGATGACATCGCCAACCTCGTATCTTTCGTCATACGATCTAGCCTCTTCAAGAGAAACTTCCATCATATCGTCTTCAACTTCTGAAACAACTTCCTTGCTCATTAGAACAAGTACTTCACCATCCTCACGATCAACCAAAACTCTTACATTTGGATAGTTACCGTAGTTTTTCTTATAAGCAAGTTCTACCGCATCTTCAATCGCAGTGATAATGTCTTCTTTTGAAATATTTTTCTCACGCTCTAGTTCAGTGAGAGCATCCAAAAAATCTTTATTCATCGAATCCTCCTAAAAAATTACCGCTAAATTAATCTTAGAAATTTGTTCTGCCAGAATCACGACCTTACGTTCTCCTATATCTATCGTAACTTCATCAGCCGATTTGCCAATCAATGTGCCAGTGAATTCCTTCTTGCCATCGATTGACTTATACAGCTTGACCTCAACCTCTCTGCCTGCAAATCGATCAAAATCAGATGGTTTAATCAATTCTCTATCAAGCCCCGGTGAGGAAACCTCTAAAGTGTAGCTTCTCTCAATAAAATCTTCTTCATCTAGCTTATCACTCAAAAAGCGAGTAACGTCTTCGCACTCATTGATGTCAACATATTCTGTATAACAGTCAAATGGCTTATCAAGGTATACTCGAAGCTTCCAGTCTTTACCTTCCTTCTTATATTCAATATTGTATATCTCAAGCTCTTTACCTGTAAGATACTCATTTAGCAAGTCTTCAATCCTTGCAGTAACATCTTGTTTGGCCATAATTCATCCCGGAAAAAGTCATAACATAAGTGAAAGAGTGGGTCGCCCCACTCTTTCGCTCTCTAACGTTCATGCATATGATATCATAATTCTTTCTGGATAGCAAACTTTTCTACATATCAAAGATTGATACCTGTGCACTATCTGGGAGCTCATTAAACACTCCGCAAGCTTTTAGATCTTCGATATTAGTACTTGATAGTTTAGTTTTTCTTTGCACCTCGTCTGTGGATAAAAACGGTCCATCATTGTAGGCCTCTGCAAGTGAAATTGCTGCACTTCGCCCTACTCCCGATACTGCCATAAATGGTATCTTAATCTTGTCATCGACAACGTTAAACATGCACGGATCTGATACACCTAGCTCTGGTAACGAGAATTCACAGCCTCGAGAGAGCAGTTCGTATATAACTTCATATACTACCTTTAGTTCTTTTTTCTTTGCAGCACTTGTATCATCGTCTTCGGAGTTTAGTGCATTTAGGGCAGCCTTTGCCGCCTCAACACCGCCTCTAGCTACATTTACATCAAAGTTATCAATCTTTGTTGATAACCACGCGCAGTAAAAAGCACTTGGATAGTAAACCTTAAACCATGCCATTCTGAGTGCCATCATTACATATGCTGCGGCATGTGCTCTAGGGAATAGGTACTTGAGTGTCCTACATGATTCCACATACCAATCAGGTACACCGTGCTCTTTCATGATAGCGAGTTCCTCTTGCTTCAGCTCTTTATTTTTACGTACAGCCTCCATGATTTTGAAGGCATTACCCTTATCTACACCTTTGATCATAAGATAGTTCATGATGTCATCTCGGCACGATATCAGTTCATCGATAGTTGCAACGCCGTTTTTAATGAGGTCTTCAGCATTATTCGTCCATACATCAGTACCATGAGAAAAACCAGAAATCTTTATAAGAGCAGAGATAGTTTTTGGCTTAATGGCATCAAGCATTCCTCTTGTAAAGTTTGTACCGAATTCAGGTATACCGTAAGTACCATGTTTGAACTCATACTCTTCTGGATTGACTATATTTAACGCATCGATTGATGTAAATATGCTGAGTGTCTTCTTGTCAGCAATATCTATTCCCAGCGGATCAACACCCGTCATGTCCTGAAGGTGTCTAATCATCTGCGGTACATCATGACCAAGTATATCGAGTTTGAGCAGGTTCTTGTCAATCTTATGGTAGTCAAAATGGGTTGTTATGAACTCAGCATCCCTGTTATTTGCAGGTTTCTGAACTGGGCAGAATTCAAATATCTCTCTATCAGCAGGAACTACAATGATACCACCTGGATGCTGACCTGTGGTTCTCTTTGTCCCCGTACAGCCATTTGCGAGTACAAGTTCCTCTGAATTGGAGAATCTCTTGCCAGTATTTTCTTCGTATTTCTTTACATATCCAAAAGCGGTCTTTTCAGCGATTGTAGCAACCGTCCCAGCTTTGAAGATATTCTCCTCACCGAATATTTCACCTACGAATTTATGAGCAATAGGTTGATATTCACCTGCAAAATTAAGATCGATATCGGGCTCTTTATCACCATTGAATCCAAGAAATGTCGCAAATGGGATGTTCAGACCGTTCTTTTCCATATCTGCTCCACATTTTTCACATACCCTATCAGGCATATCAAAGCCGGTATCATACTTATCTAGTTGATCTGTAAACTTTAAATTATGGCACTTAGGACATATATAATGTGGCTCAAGCGGATTTACTTCAGTTATTCCTGCCATTGTAGCCGCAAATGAAGAACCTACCGAACCTCGACTACCTACGAGGTAACCGTCTTTGTTTGATTTTTCAACGAGGAGCTGCGCTGCCACATACATAACAGCGTACCCATTACTTATGATGGAGTTGAGCTCTGTATCAAGCCTCTCCAAAACTTCCTTAGGAAGTGGATCGCCGTATATGCTTTTAGCTCTCGCATAGCACGATTCTCTTAGGGTTTCATCTGCTCCTTCGATACTCGGTGGACACTTCTCATCTGGAACAGGCTCGAACTCTTCGGTCATGGAAGCAATAAAGTTAGTATTATCTATGACTATTTCCTTAGCTCTATCGCCTAGGTACTCAAATTCCTTAAGCATTTCAGCTGTTGTTCTCAAATAGAGAGAATTTGAATTCGTATCATTAAAGCCAACCATTGACATTACGATGTTGCGGTAAATTGCGGATTCTTTATCTGGATAGTGTGAATCTGTAGTTGCAACAACACGTTTTCCAAGTTTATCTCCAAGCTCAACTATCTTCATATTCATGTCGATAAGATCCTGCTTGCTCGTCACATGAGGATATCTGTCGTTATTTATTAAGAAGTGATTATTCCCAAGTGGCTGAATCTCTAGGTAATCATAATATGACGCGATCTTTAGCAGTTCTTCATCT includes:
- a CDS encoding ATP-binding protein encodes the protein MNIQEAKNQVKYAVISYLSKDEFGEYKIQVERQRPIFLVGPPGVGKTEIMSQVAEEMDIALVSYSMTHHTRQSAIGLPFISEHQYCGESYRTTEYTMSEIIASVYDKMEETGKREGMLFLDEINCVSETLAPAMLQFLQMKIFGRHRLPEGWVVITAGNPLEYNNSAREFDLATLDRLKRIDVEPELGPWLVYARSNAVHAAVLNYLSIKKDDFYSVRLTVDGKLFVTARGWVDLSEMIYLYEQNDIEVNLELVSQYIQDERIARDFTSYYDLFYRYRREYDIAGILAGTVGEQAIEKLLNAPFDERITVVRLINDALSSEFRREFVKSKVIDEVMKRIKLQKDEFLGAKLDKAAHILKSISSDMEDDLRERKKAHSISRMNERVVRKSIQTIRDIMHNVMGGIGEPSSIITGEMSKLNDERNNLIKSIQHQLKNSFSFIEKSFEGDNEMMIFVRTLSEDKYSAGFLANHGSEEYSRWSKGLIMSDREQELTTEIEELKQ
- a CDS encoding VWA-like domain-containing protein; the protein is MVSNSFNNEHKDIEFNKDGILAEKIIAAAQDKIVASMRFMDSAVFALKTACAHDKHGVFMIDGTTLYYSTDAVFDRMKRGLSSFTHDYMHVLLHCIFKHYYITKKVNRLYWDMASDIAVEEMIESLGAYCFNTPESSERRDEIKKIRAKRGRLSVDRLYKSFVTDPPIEAEVSIMRELFTVDDHSLWYRADDGVNYSESMSEIDEDGKQDDSRPQDYDENKQEIPDDNTITKFDVSSIEKSDGNEECDGASLFSDQDWDKIREMVKTALEMDDNSFGDTGGTMQRELQYAEENRIDYSTFLRKFAANHETLKVDDESFDYIMYTYGLNRYRDMPLIEPLEYKDEKHIRDLVIAIDTSGSTDGELVKKFIDKSFEILSNNDVLGAKFNIHVVQCDAEIQDDTVLKNREDADVFLKNLEIKGFGGTDFRPVFHYINELIRRKELRNLRGLLYFTDGKGIYPKRKPVYDTAFIFVDDDACDDDVPTWAMKVYFDE
- a CDS encoding bifunctional riboflavin kinase/FAD synthetase, whose amino-acid sequence is MKVYRSLPDINTDFETSVALGNFDGVHIGHQKILKSAVQMATKLGGKPACFTFSNHPRELFGGKSDRGILFITNDDEKLQLFEEAGIEVVFDVPFDEVTMNMLPEIFIKDILCDKLKVKGVSCGFNYRFGTRASGDDKLLIELGSRYGYETSVIQPVKVGSEIVSSTAIRKYIETGDIIKANEYLGRPFSIDGTVGRGNHIGSKIGFPTANIELSFTKVSPMNGVYFTRTLVNGSTYNSVSNVGNKPTIGNYNKSIETHIFGINEELYGGYIKIEFLKLHRPEFKFESLELLTEHIADDIESARRFHGVK
- the truB gene encoding tRNA pseudouridine(55) synthase TruB; this translates as MKNSGVININKPEGYTSHDVVARLRRKLGIKRVGHTGTLDPMATGVLPVCFGKDTRLIEYYDHDWKTYEAELELGKVTDTMDITGEVLEECEVINITAEDIESLASRYRGTITQIPPKYSALKVNGRPLYKYAREGQEIDIESKKREVDIRHFEFISIDISLKKVSFTVTCSKGTYIRSICSEIGDLLGVGATMTKLKRTKNGVFSVKSAYDLENVLEMSEAELDSIILSGESTIVNLRKLVLRSGSESFYLNGRIIERKYYMTDEDDCGIKSYKSKLANKELFDITEDELNYFGDIYRLYSEDGEFLGTCRLNNDGNLKPEKVMGSRN
- a CDS encoding DHH family phosphoesterase: MTDNIYKKIALKLHNYSKILIFPHVNMDGDCLGSSAALCHVLRGFGKEAYVLADDVTPHNLDFLESGVVTRDYDVFDEYDLAVLVDCGSRSRIGERASVFDRARERAVIDHHGVMENDAEFNFGIIESSSAATAELVYLIASEMGAEFTLPIAECIFAAINTDTGSFQHSNTTARTHKIASEIYGIPGFDGNRIVQLIYNRKSLGAIQLEGRIVSEMEVCCGGKVVLSAVTQAHLAETGTLMNESDGIIQKLMSIDGVEIGCILKEIDDKTARVSLRAKSYANVARVAQKYGGGGHMRAAGLTFEGTIGEAKAEIAKALEAELVRSNDEK
- the rbfA gene encoding 30S ribosome-binding factor RbfA, which codes for MGKNYRQGRLGEEIKKSISGYLLNGIKDPRLSTRIITISAVEVSSDGSYATVFFTPLTLSGEDSNEVSKEVLNAFNNAKGLFRTKISHDIKLRHTPELNFKLDSSMKYGRHIDGIIDEINKLER